A window from Amblyomma americanum isolate KBUSLIRL-KWMA chromosome 7, ASM5285725v1, whole genome shotgun sequence encodes these proteins:
- the LOC144098586 gene encoding zinc metalloproteinase nas-27-like, with amino-acid sequence MALAVTFAATLVFSFVSSGFTQENFTDVWNATDDATNNTAVREQPEITIFRIDNRTDKERFLEASRNARKLWNRDYRYQRDIRITKAQLAHIYGVDKTKDETSYVWPDAKVPFSIGRKVLAFAQEIRDAMRQWEDQTCVRFVEDDKNSDHVRFVQSRWAYSYLGRQGGLQKIGIPSVFFPDTHYAHLIGHTLGLRHTHAESNRDTLYHVAWDSVPERYRYNFDQESPAYGPRSWIAAPEFEYGFDWSSVMADESESVDGDVDFMLQDRRVVYPTDPFYLYRTATTEHPSFFEYKKVNQLYRCNERCPNVSVSRCMHGGYLGPQCDCVCPPGTVGDHCEHRVIATKNSICGGVVLKNKTINFVSVPSAYHCTWWIRAPQGHRVSVTFGDFSADNSTHSVGSCDLYFELRSHDLYKGDRYCWYELPLDMPLYAEGKDFLVDYFGSKDANFNFTLTATMFT; translated from the exons ATGGCGCTTGCTGTCACGTTTGCTGCTACCTTGGTCTTCAGCTTTGTTTCAAGCGGATTTACTCAAGAAAAC TTCACAGATGTCTGGAACGCTACTGACGACGCTACGAACAACACCGCGGTGCGAGAACAGCCCGAGATCACAATCTTCCGTATCGACAACAGAACTGACAAGGAAAGG TTTTTAGAGGCATCCAGAAACGCGAGGAAGCTGTGGAACCGTGACTACAGGTACCAGCGGGACATTCGAATCACCAAGGCACAACTGGCTCACATCTACGGAGTGGACAAGACGAAGGATGAAACGTCCTACGTTTGGCCCGATGCGAAGGTGCCGTTCTCCATTGGGAGGAAAG tgcTCGCCTTTGCGCAAGAAATCCGCGACGCCATGCGGCAGTGGGAAGATCAAACATGCGTCCGTTTCGTCGAGGATGACAAGAACTCGGATCACGTTCGCTTCGTGCAGTCTCGGTG GGCTTATTCATACCTCGGAAGACAAGGAGGGCTGCAGAAGATCGGAATACCCAGCGTCTTTTTTCCTGACACG CATTACGCTCACCTCATTGGTCACACCCTCGGCTTACGTCACACGCACGCCGAGAGCAACCGGGACACGCTCTACCACGTGGCCTGGGACTCCGTACCGGAGCGGTACCGGTACAACTTCGACCAAGAAAGCCCCGCCTACGGACCGCGTTCGTGGATCGCGGCCCCGGAGTTCGAGTACGGGTTCGACTGGAGCTCCGTCATGGCTGACGAGAGCGAG AGCGTAGATGGTGACGTGGACTTTATGCTGCAAGACCGACGGGTGGTGTATCCGACGGACCCTTTCTACCTGTACAGAACAGCGACCACGGAACATCCCTCTTTCTTTGAATACAAGAAAGTCAACCAGCTCTACAGGTGCAATG AACGGTGCCCCAACGTGAGCGTCAGCCGGTGCATGCATGGCGGCTACCTGGGACCCCAATGCGACTGCGTGTGCCCACCGGGGACAGTGGGAGACCACTGCGAGCACAGGGTGATTGCTACCAAAAACA GTATCTGCGGCGGAGTGGTTCTAAAAAACAAGACCATCAACTTCGTGTCGGTACCATCGGCCTACCATTGCACCTGGTGGatcagg GCGCCGCAGGGACACCGAGTGAGCGTCACCTTCGGCGACTTCTCCGCCGACAACTCCACTCACAGCGTGGGCAGCTGTGACCTCTACTTCGAACTGAGAAGCCACGACCTGTACAAGGGCGACAG ATACTGCTGGTACGAGCTACCGTTGGACATGCCGCTCTATGCAGAGGGAAAAGACTTCCTTGTAGACTACTTCGGTTCCAAGGACGCAAACTTCAATTTCACTCTCACAGCGACGATGTTCACGTGA